In the genome of Paralichthys olivaceus isolate ysfri-2021 chromosome 10, ASM2471397v2, whole genome shotgun sequence, the window TAAAAGGGCTTATTTTGCAGACTGACCCTTTTTATGGTGTTTAGACACTGGAGCACCCAAGGCCATGAAAGATCTTTGTTTTTCGTTGTTATGTGAAAGATAATATATTGTGCAAACAAGTTAGCTTGGGGGCTTCAGGAACCCATTATTGAGGGACAAGTTCCAATACAATCCTTCTAATCAGTATCTGGTGACTTATTTAGCCATTTGTCTTCttgttgtgcagcactttgtattttatgttgaaAAGTGATCtatatataacattattattataatccaTGGAAATCCCCAAACAACATTGCAGGGCTCCATCCTGAGTAATCAGACACATAACAGACATGCAAGGTCTCTAATGTCATCATACTTAAGAAATCCACCAAATCTTTCAATCTTTCAACTGACAATACACAAACCCTTACATCACACAAAAGTGCACCATAAGTTCAAAAAATGCCTTTGGTCCCTTTGAGGTGGAAAAGTAAAATAAGTTCCCCATTTAAGCACAGTTGTGTAACACTACGAAAGATCCGTTTAGTTCAAGTTTAGTTTTATAATTACGAATAAGTCAACATCAACCTCTTCCACGATCCTTGCAAATTTTTGACTTGTGTAACTTAGCCTCGGGCAATAATTAGCTGTTCACACCACAACTGACATCATTAGGCACAACGTATTTAtgcaagagacaaaaaaaacgaGTCCTCTCACCTATTCCCTGTATGAAAATAAACCCTGTGACCATGAGCAGCGGATGCCAGTTGAATTCGCCCAGAGCTCCATCCCAGGCTAACCCTTCCCTGTAGTGCAGAACCCAAACTATCACGAAGATTATGGAGACAACCCCGAAGAAGACGGCGGCGGACAGAGCGGCCAGGAACTGCCTCAAGTTCTCCAtcgcagtgagtgtgtgtgtgatcagcttcagcagcagagcaACCTGAGGTTGTTTCTTCTCTGACGCAGCAGCTTCTGTTTCTGCTCAGGACAACTTCAAGAGGCTGCAGAGCGCGGCCACGTGACTGAGCAGAATACGAGGAGGAAAGGAGGTTTGGTAACTTCAGTGTTTACAGAGGAGTGAGACGTCTGTCAGAAAACTACAAGTACCGCCCCCCAGCAGCACGGAGGAGGGGACAGTGACCCCCACTGTCCCCTCCCGTCATGACGCAGGGTGATGGCCACATCAAGTGTTTTCAGAATATCAAGATGCCATTGACCCTGAGGAAATTACACTTCACTTGTTATTTGTGGGGAATGTTGATGTTGACTTGTGCGTAGCTGTAAAAACGGATCTTTCATAGTGGTAAGTTCACACCAAGGTGCTTGGATGCTATAAGttaatttatgttttacttAATTGGAAGGTTCTGCCCAAAATGAGAAATTACTCATTACCTATTCACCACTAAGCAGGATCCACGCGTGGACGTGGCACCAGAGTTTTACAGCAAATATTAAGGCTaaaaacacggtgtaaatgaccttgtttcaagTCGAATATGAATGCCAGTTATGGCTGACACTTTAGACACTTTTAATGAGTCAAAGCAAATATCACTGAGACTCACACATTCATCtggaatttaaaaacaacaattctgtGTTATGAAACGTGAAACTTTCACCATTTGGGATCTGCATGAACCCCTAGAGGCAATATTGTGAAATAGGCCCCTGCTTCCATCTCCTCTGTGCAGGTGTGGTTTCTTTAgacttgattgattgatttaagaAAACATCCACACAACTTATAAGACAACAAAAAAGTTAGTATTTAATTACCCTGCCCACTTTAGACCAGTGGAGAAGAGCTATAAGAAAACCGCAAACAAAATTCTCTCATGTGAAACCATCACAACTGTTGTAGATTTGGCAGAAagccatctcttcctgtagggACCACATCAGACATACTATGAGGCTGATTGTGAAATATGGTGGGACCTTAAACATGCTGCAACTGGGTAAATCTGTGGCTTGGCAAAATCAAAATCTGCCAATTTCAAATGCATAGCCAGATTGCACCAGCTTGTTTGTGGAATACATTAACTGGAGTGAGTTGTTGCGAGTGAAAGCAAGTAGACGGGAAATTACATGTAAACAACTTatgaatatattcatatttggAAAACCATcgtggaaagaaaagaaacatataattttaatttaagatTAAGTGTATAAAAACGTTCACTTCACATGTGAGACAGATCGTGGTAAATAGTAAtacagtgattttaaaaaccTACTTGATTATCAAGTGtaatacacacaaagaaacagttATGCTGGGTAAAAAACAGTATTGAGTTAAACTGAAAACTGTATTAAAcccacatttgaaatatttacacaattttaaaatgagCTATTAAATTTCAAGCAGCTTTATTCACATCACTTATTTCCTGTTGTCCTTGAGTTTGTAAACATGGCAGCAGAAGTTGGAGTTCTTCTGTTCAATATGAACAATCGTGTCTTTGTCAAAGAACAACTCGTGCCGATACGTctaaaaacaaagagcacaCGTGCATGAATTCACACTCACAGATTGATTAGAACTTGACATAACGTTGGTGTGTTCATGTCAAGTTACTCACCTCGTCCCATTGTTCATGCAGATCAATTCTTCGCTGTAACTGTCCACTTTGGTTGTCATGCAGTCGGATGTGAGCTCTaccttctccctcctcaccgTTAGTGACCACGACTGCCAAAAGGTCAAGCTCGTCCTCGTATTCCACCACACGGAAAGTCTGCGAAATCAATTTTCTGTCACCAAAGACACCGTGAGGAGATCTTTGTATATATAGCTTTATATTTATAGAATATATTCATTTGCAAATAAACTGCATTAGCAATTTAAAGTATCGTGATACCTCTTGATCTGGGTCATCATCCAGCTGATGAAATCTTCTCTTCACTGTGCGGCCTGATGACGTGACAGTGACTTGTGAGGTAGGCTGTAAAAGTTGGTCACAATTGAGATTATGTAAATGTAACATTAAATCCACCTCCAGTATGATGATCTACTTTGTGCCTCTGTTGTATGTAGGCTGAGTTATTGCATGGGATTTCCATCCAGTGTGACATTGACAATGTCGTACGTACACAAGAATGATTCACAATCAAGGTAAAGCGTGTCTGTCGCACACTCTGGCTCCATGTTAAGCTTTCTTTTATCAAAACAGACAATGTTTTTCAGATCTCAAGCCTCCTTTGAGATCAACAGTAGTAAGTGTATTACAaaatctgctttcagacatgcactgaagtctggacaaaTGTTCGTTTCTGGGAACTGGGAATTCATGGCGAGTGGGTGATTAAAGACTTTACTAAAATGCAACGGATGGATAAATGGACTACAattatctcaggatgaaaaagaggtgccacaCTTATAAAAGATTCAGACAAAGATGTCCACTAGGAAAGACAAGACTCGAGAGCTTTTTGTGTCCAACTATTGTTGATCTAGAATAAGGACTGAGGCTGAAACTTCTATCTTGAGATGAGTAGCATTATACTCACATTGTCATTTCGAAGGGTCATCATAGAGAAGTCCTTAACTACCTTTGATGGCAAACTACTGTTCAGTTCATCAAGGATTTGAAGGacactgaggaaaaaaacattgtacTTTGTGAAACATGCCCAgtaaaacagagggaaaaaaaacaaacatatcatATGCACTAAACATTATATTGTTGGTGGACAAAGGTTTATTGTCTTAAAATGTCTTTGGTATATTTGCCTATGAGCAAAATTCCACTGCTGTTGCTTTACACGCATTGCTGTGTAAAAGTTGACTAAAGTACTCACTTTATGGTGGTTGGTCCAACGTGGATGATTCTTCCTGAGTCGTCAGGATGGAAGAAGATACTGTCATTCTCCAAAGAGCAGCAGTTCATGTTTTGTATTCCATTTGTTGCCTTAAACCATACATTTACAATAACAGTTAAGAATTAATTACAACTTCCAGACAACAGGATGAGCACATAGCCATTTGTAAGTTTCCACAAAATTACAGCTGGATTTGTAACAATCCATTCAAACAACTGCAACTTTACCGCTATAGACTAAGTGGTGGTGAACGTAAAATGCTGCTTCTGTTGCAGTTACTTATTTGAAGTTTCATCACAGGCACATTACAATGAtcagagcaaaaagaaaaccgcattaagttttcttttgaaaacgGTGGCAACTTAATTATGTATCAGACTTCGACAATATATTATCAAGCTCTTCTCATAAATGTGAGTAGTATTGtccaaaaactgtaaaaatcatATTTGACACATGCAGCAAAAAAAATACTCAGCACATTTGGTGGGTTTCTGAATTGCGGTTACAGATTTGGTTCCGTCCtgctctgtgcagcagctgaaTACAGAGGCTGTCAAAAACATCTGTGGCCCCTCTTACCCTGACACTTTCAATAGGCTCTAAACAATTTGGTGACAGTTAAGTCTATCATACAAGACTGGGCACGGCTATTACAGTCGAGCACGAGTTACATTTTATAGCCCAATTACCACAGTTAttgaaatgtgtgagtgtgatggtGTATGGTAAGGATACTTTAAAATGTACCATGGTATTGTCCTTGAGTGAGCAGATGTGGTGAGTTCCCTTGTGATTTTTCTGTGGTGGTGTATAGATGTAGTGCCATGGGTATCCTCCAATCTGGACGCCGTTATTCGCGCAGGACACCTCAAAAAGCACAGGAAGACAATCTGTgcaataagataaaaaaaagaactcacattgtgaagaaaaacatttattctcaAATTAGTTGAGAAAGTTGTAATTCAAAAACAGAGACAGCACCAGTTTGAACTGAAAAACAGAGCTACCTGTGATCTGGATGTTTACTGGGATACCAAACGGAGCTTCTCCCACCGTTTTGCCTCCAAGAAGAGAACTGTACTCTCCAAGCATTAACTTCTCCGTCATGTActgagaataaagaaatatcaGATAAACTGATGTAAGCAGCTAGATGATCCAACATGATGTAAATATTCACAGAGACCTAGTCTTTACCCCGGGAgctattttttatattttgattgaatttaatattCAGCCAGGAAAACATCGGGTgaattttcacaaaaaaatacaaaccctTTGCACGATGTGTTGAAAGCTGTACAGCTTCACAGACTTGTTGCTGTGAGACACAGCCAGGACACCTTGAGACAAAACAACATCGGTAACACCATTCCCAAATATCTGAAAGAACAAGATTTCAATGATACTTATGCATCAATCCTACAGACACATTTGAAACATGAAATAGgctaaaaacaaatctgcataCCTTTCTGTTAATCTCCACAATGCCTACAATTTGCAAGGGGAACACATGAAAGATGGCCAAGTGCATCACTGTATTGTGCGTGATACCTGCCTGTGGAATGATAAAAGGATAAGGTAATGGTTGTTGTACATTGTCACCTAGCTTATTTTACTCTGTAAAATCTGTTGTGTCCCTCTTAAATTAAGCATAAACCTAAATAAATAGATTGACCTTACCTGTCTTGCCAGAGaggtttctttgttttgaacAGATTTAACATAAAATGTTTCTTGAGAAACCTCCCAGCCAAGATACCTTTAAAACAGAAAGCAACAGAATAAGATGAAAAGATTGTTGATTGAActataatgaaaaataaatgtatttatctccAACAGAAAACTCAGAGCCTTGAGAATACCTGAATTTATGGTTCGAGGAGAGGTACACTTGTTGCAGCTCTTTCCCCGTTTCAGCTGAAAGGCGATACAGCCAGTTATTGGCTGTCAAAGCTAAAAGACTGGGTTTATGATCAGAGGGAGAGGTCAAAGTTTTGTCCTGTCGAAAACACACGAGACAAGAGTCTGAAACAGGTTTGGTGAAATATGTTCACCGAAGGATTAGTACTGAGAGGTCTactaatacaaatataaaataaaaaatgtctgtaGTTACACTTACAAGTGGGCTCTGACACAGCAAGGCATCTTCAAATTTCTCCAATTTAGTCCTTTTAGGCAGTTTGTACAAAACTTGAGGCTCTGTGTGAATACTGCAAACACAGGAGGATTTAATCAGCAATAAGCATGTCATGCATATACccaatttacaaaataaaccaCAATACATGCAGGAATAAATTATGTCTTAGTGGTTTccaaaaaatgtttcctttccACTTAACCCCTTTTCTCTGGTCTGTACCTACAGCACATATCTTCTTTGCAACTagcaaaacaatataaatagaAGTTAACACAGGATAATGTCTTcaactttaaaatgaaacagtttATCTGAACAATGGAGCTTTAAACTTTGAAAATGATCTCCACTAGTTGTCACTACCTAATTTTGATTATGTCTTCTTTTATTGTTCTATAACATCAAGATGATATTTGGTCCTGCATAAAATAGGGAATGtctcttatttattttagcTTCAGAGCTGATAAACACAATTAGTAAGATATTTTACTCTGTTGTTTACCCAAGGAAGATTACTGTGGTTTATTCCACAGCTTTTTTCTTgtaatgttttttgtcttttcccaAATCTTTAAGGAGCGACTTTTCCATAAGAGTAGGCTGCCTTGTAACAGCTCCCATGGAGCAGGACTCCATAATAATCTTACTATCACATAAAGTTTCTTaatgattaaattatttatgaAAATTGAACACAGAGGgcaaaacttgaaaaaaaaaaacactaaagaaGAATTTGGAGTAGAGCTATAAGTTTATtgaggtcccattcatttaatagatgttttcactttttatttttcaagaaaATTCAAGACATGAACCGAGACATCTTAATAAGTTGGCATAGGATTACTCCAATCTTTAACTTCTCTGTTCAAATACTGTCTTAGTAAAGAATTGCATAGAAAGCTTTGTTATTGTAGGCCACTACTGTAGTTTTCTGgaaatattttcatttcctgAATCTCACAAATAGACATTGGTCTTAAGCATAGTGATTTACTCTGAGATACATTATTTGACTCAGGTTTTGTGTGACTTGTGTCATTTTGAAAGGGTTTGTTGTGAATTGTTAACTGAATGCAACTATTGTATGGTTACGTACTTTACTTATATTCATTTATGTATTAATACTCACCAACTGTAGCAGTTCTGGTAATTTTCAAAGTAGATTTTACCATTCTCATACATGATTGTAGATTTTGAGGTCTTGCTCCACACTTTGATGAAATCCCTGTTGTCCTACAGAATAAAACATATGTCATTAAAGATACCATGGCAGTAAAGAATCAACTGCTACCAACTATTTAAAGACCCTGTCCATCACCTGGAGGAGGATGTTTCTGAGGAGCCTCGTGTTCAGTCTGATCAGGGACCCAGCATCGGTgacacctctcctcctcctgctcagcAGCTCCGCGGCGTTCACGGCCCCGTTTCTCCGGCACGGCGCCATCATCAGGTGGCTCTTCAGTCTGCAGGAGGATGGTCCGGTAACATGTCAGGAGTCGACAGCCAGAGGTGACCCCGAAACCAGGGTCAGAACCAGGTGAGGATAGTTTCCCTCTCCCGTCTGACAGCTCTGGAGCTGTTTACTCGATGTTGACAGCGGGTTAGCAACAATATGTCGTTAGCTTCTTTCAAAAAGAAGAGCCCAGCTCGCAATATAATAACCTATCGAAACGGAAGTTGCCCGagtataataaaacaataaggtgttatcagcagCTATACGTTTGCGGAAGCtaatttcatattttgaatGATGTAGCTTTAGTTAGCGGCTAGCGCCACAATGTTTGTACTAACCTCTTCTTCTACGAGAGAATTCAACTCACGACATCCTCCCTTGTGAATCAAAGCGCCCCCCTCTCTCCACCGCGGGTACTGCAActcagcatttttattttgtctaacttcaattttaaaaaatacaaatatttcacacagcttttatatttatttttacggAGCCTCTGAAGTCCTAAAAGATGATTATTTTTCATCTAGTGGGAACaagatctttatttaaaaaaatatgttttaatcacatcatatttatttagttatataGTTATTAATCAGTGCTTTCTATCTCAAGATTGACAAGAATAGAACAGTTTTGAACCAGGTCAGTTTTATAATGTTTCTGAAAAGTTAcacaaatttagaaaaaaaaaaacaatccgcATAACAGTACTAGTCATGGATACAGTGTCTCTGTCTTAACCTTCTATAAATCTTtccaaaacaaaacctccttgttTGTGGAAAGCCAAGACGATTCAGGattgttgatttgttgtttaaaataGCATCTCCTCGAGTCACAGCACACGGGGGTTGTGACTTACTAAATTAAATTTGTTCTCGACAAAACCGAGAtcctaaaaataaacagaaaactgcGGCTTTTGGAAAGTTCTTAACTGAGCATACAGGGATGTTTGTCTGCtcat includes:
- the dcaf17 gene encoding DDB1- and CUL4-associated factor 17: MMAPCRRNGAVNAAELLSRRRRGVTDAGSLIRLNTRLLRNILLQDNRDFIKVWSKTSKSTIMYENGKIYFENYQNCYSCIHTEPQVLYKLPKRTKLEKFEDALLCQSPLDKTLTSPSDHKPSLLALTANNWLYRLSAETGKELQQVYLSSNHKFRYLGWEVSQETFYVKSVQNKETSLARQAGITHNTVMHLAIFHVFPLQIVGIVEINRKIFGNGVTDVVLSQGVLAVSHSNKSVKLYSFQHIVQRYMTEKLMLGEYSSLLGGKTVGEAPFGIPVNIQITDCLPVLFEVSCANNGVQIGGYPWHYIYTPPQKNHKGTHHICSLKDNTMATNGIQNMNCCSLENDSIFFHPDDSGRIIHVGPTTINVLQILDELNSSLPSKVVKDFSMMTLRNDNPTSQVTVTSSGRTVKRRFHQLDDDPDQETFRVVEYEDELDLLAVVVTNGEEGEGRAHIRLHDNQSGQLQRRIDLHEQWDETYRHELFFDKDTIVHIEQKNSNFCCHVYKLKDNRK